TCTTTTAATGTCAGTTTGTTTCATATCTTCACATCAGCACCAATAATGACAGACGTTGTGTTGTACATGGTGTCCTCCCCGACCCAGTAGCATGTAGAACATTCACTGATAACAGTTTAACACAGAGCTCTGTAGCTCAATAGTCAGATCAATATCATGTCCTTGTTTCATGTTGTAATGCTGCAGACACTGTCAGGGACATAGACAGGTAAACGTTGACACTAGAAAAGGACATTCTGACAAGGATTCAAGTTATTCACATTTACACTAAAGTCAATAGTTAATATTAGAAGATGAGGTTTTCCTTAACCCAGCCACATTTAGGGCCCAGAGGTTTTCCTTAACTGGTGAACCAACCACATCTAGGGCCCAGAGCTTTTCCTTAACCCAGCCACATTTAGGGTCCAGAGGTTTTCCTTAACTGGTGAACCAACCACATCTAGGGCCCAGAGCTTTTCCTTAACCCAGCCACATTTAGGGTCCAGAGGTTTTCCTTAACTGGTGAACCAACCACATCTAGAACCCAGAGGTTTTCCAAAAGACGTGACCCAACCACACCTTGGGCCCAGAGGTTTTCCTTAACCCAGCCACATTTAGGGTCCAGAGGTTTCCCTTAACTGGTGAACCAACCACATCTAGGGCCCAGAGGTTTTCCTTAACTGGTGAACCAACCACATCTAGGGCCCAGAGGTTTTCCTTAACTGGTGAACCAACCACATCTAGGGCCCAGAGGTTTTCCTAAAGACGTGATCCAACCACACCTTGGGCCCAGAGGTTTTCCTTAAGATGGGACCAGGAACCACCCTAGTCATGGCcctaaatgtattacatttagaatTGTTCTACAAACACAATTAGTTGCTCCACATTAACAAACATCAACTCAGCATCGCGATGAAAAATATAATATGTACAGAGGGATCTGTTTGCAGAACAAGAGTTTTTTTAACAAAAAGTAAACATATGAGTTTGCAGAACAATTATTTTGTCGTTTTCCAcataatttcatgcaattctacagaACATAATAAATTGGGTctccctggaggtcagggcccctgggcacgtaCCCTGCATGCACAGTTAGTAATTCAGTCATGATGActagtttagatagctggctagattaACTAGACTAATTAACCAATACAGAATGTTTAACTGACATGGGCTGACACCTCTGATTGGCAGATCTGAACACCAGTGCTTTTGGCATCACCAGTGCTTTTGGCATCACCAGCTGATCCAATAGTGAAGTACGGGTAGAGAGTCTCAGTGAATGTGTCTTTATAAGTGTAGATGAGTGTCATGTCTTTGGAGTCGTAGAAGGACACCTCCCCCTGGTCGTAGTCCAGCTGAACTCTGATCCTCTGGGGTTTCTTCTTCAGGAGGAGGGTCCCTCCCTTTCCATTATTATACTTACCACTCCTCAGCCGTATAGCCCAGACTCCATTCTTTGGTGATGCTTTCACCTCCCCCTTCCTGTCAACTGACTCTTTAGCCATGCCCAGGTTCCAGTCAGGATGgtcccccacctccacctcccagCTGTGTTTACCTGAGCTGAACCCCTTAGAGCCCAGAACATGTTGATACTTCATGAATCTCTCTGGGTTGTCAGGGAGCTGATGCTTTGGGCCAGTTCGACTCACACTGGTcagatcagacagacagagccaggaGGATGCAGTGTTGGGATCCAGAATCACAGGAGCTTCAGAACAAAGAGATATTCCACACATTATACCATGTAGTCTCTTTTCATATACACTAACAATACTACTTCAAACAGACTACTTAATTAAATCTATCTTACATTATTCTAGATCATGTCCTCTCCTATCCAGTACTCACTGTGTTTGATGATCTCCTTCATCTTCTCCCAGACTCTGAACTTCAGGTTTCCCAGGTGTTTTGCCACATCTATCAGCCCCCCTGACACCAGCTGTGGATCTGGCATTGTGCACTGGGCTCTGGAATAACATTCAGGAGTCAGAATGTCTGTGGGGTTGGGTTCACAAccacagagaagagagatgagaagcAGATCACTTACCTTTCCTTCGTGGTCCTGAAGTTCTGGAAAGTAGAGTATATAGTCATCAATATTATTAATTTATCTATACATCTTTGAGTTCATTTATAATGAGCTGTCCTTACCTGCAGGAATGAGATGTCTTCATCTTTCAGCTCCCCCTCTATGGCTCTGATTGTGTCTGAAAGTGATGATATCTCTCTGTTCATCTGCTCAATCTTCTCCTTCATCTTCTGACTCTTctgcttctcttcctctttcagaGCAGCTATCctggcctcctcttcctctcgtaGAAACTGGTGAAGTCTCTCAAACTCCGCCTTAATCTGCTTCTCTGTGTGCTGGGCCTGGCTCTGGAGACAGTGAGAAGAATACATCATTCTACAATTATTATCAGAATTAAGTCCTACATGTAGGCTACAATTGAAACAATACATCTTGTACTATTGTAACTTTACATAATTTATACGAACCTTAATGTGCACTGCAGTTTGATCACAGGTTTGTTTAACTTTATTAAAGATCTTCAGCTTCTCCTGTAAGGGCTTCAGGTCAGTCTGGAGTTCCTCCTGGAATGAGACA
The sequence above is a segment of the Oncorhynchus kisutch isolate 150728-3 linkage group LG25, Okis_V2, whole genome shotgun sequence genome. Coding sequences within it:
- the LOC116357443 gene encoding nuclear factor 7, brain-like, with the translated sequence MASSLSLPEEDFSCTVCLDIFKDPVMLSCSHSFCQACLKECWKDKESRECPVCRRRSSKDHPHTNLSLKNLCEALRERRQTDPTTGSKVLCSQHSEKLSLFCLEDKEPICLVCQVSRKHKDHDCIPVDEAVQDHKEELQTDLKPLQEKLKIFNKVKQTCDQTAVHIKSQAQHTEKQIKAEFERLHQFLREEEEARIAALKEEEKQKSQKMKEKIEQMNREISSLSDTIRAIEGELKDEDISFLQNFRTTKERAQCTMPDPQLVSGGLIDVAKHLGNLKFRVWEKMKEIIKHTPVILDPNTASSWLCLSDLTSVSRTGPKHQLPDNPERFMKYQHVLGSKGFSSGKHSWEVEVGDHPDWNLGMAKESVDRKGEVKASPKNGVWAIRLRSGKYNNGKGGTLLLKKKPQRIRVQLDYDQGEVSFYDSKDMTLIYTYKDTFTETLYPYFTIGSAGDAKSTGDAKSTGVQICQSEVSAHVS